One window from the genome of Chloroflexota bacterium encodes:
- a CDS encoding ATP-binding protein gives MGEEFFPAEPRSLEETGLGLLALADLALKILYVTGQMSGFELAQAMGLPFQAVVSRVLDFMKRERYCETRGAAGLGEGAYQYSVTEKGGVKAREVLWRNQYTGPAPVPLADYHRAVRAQGLPQAPTHRAALEAALGDLVLNGNVVEQLGPAVVGRHSLLLQGASGNGKTAVARAVANLLAEGEVYVPHAIDAQGEIVVVYDSALHGAPLPADATPANHARGRADGRWVRVRRPAVFLGAELRLDALEPMLDETARCYSAPPQVKANNGVLVLDDLGRQTSPAVGFLARLIHLLETRSDRLAFRSGQHVDVPFEGVVIVATHLDLSQLADAALLRRIRHRVNLSAPTFDEYREIFRRACAKRGLAYEENALAYLLQRYYVQPKLPLRAADPDEILDRLLDVAAFRQVRPSLSVELLDSACRAYFGGRVGESSRAS, from the coding sequence TTGGGCGAAGAGTTCTTTCCCGCGGAGCCGCGCTCTCTGGAAGAGACAGGGCTAGGGCTGCTGGCACTTGCCGACCTGGCGTTGAAAATCCTCTACGTTACCGGGCAGATGTCGGGGTTTGAGTTGGCGCAGGCGATGGGGCTGCCGTTTCAGGCTGTCGTCAGTCGCGTGCTAGATTTCATGAAGCGCGAGCGCTACTGTGAGACGCGCGGGGCGGCTGGTTTGGGCGAAGGGGCCTACCAGTATTCCGTAACCGAGAAGGGCGGCGTCAAGGCGCGCGAGGTCCTTTGGCGGAACCAGTACACGGGCCCGGCGCCCGTTCCGCTGGCCGACTACCACAGGGCGGTGCGCGCGCAAGGGCTACCGCAGGCTCCAACACACCGTGCGGCGCTGGAAGCCGCGCTGGGCGATCTGGTGCTCAACGGCAACGTGGTGGAACAGTTGGGGCCGGCGGTGGTGGGCAGGCACTCGCTGCTGTTGCAGGGGGCTTCGGGCAACGGCAAGACCGCGGTCGCCCGCGCTGTCGCGAACTTGCTGGCCGAGGGCGAGGTGTACGTGCCGCACGCCATTGACGCCCAGGGGGAGATCGTTGTGGTGTACGACAGCGCGCTGCATGGCGCTCCGTTGCCGGCGGATGCGACGCCCGCAAATCACGCGCGTGGGCGGGCGGACGGGCGATGGGTGAGGGTGCGGCGGCCCGCGGTGTTTTTGGGGGCCGAATTGCGCCTGGACGCGTTGGAGCCGATGCTGGATGAGACGGCACGGTGCTACAGCGCGCCGCCACAGGTCAAGGCCAACAATGGGGTGCTGGTGTTGGATGACCTGGGCAGGCAGACATCGCCTGCCGTGGGGTTTCTGGCCCGACTGATCCATCTGCTGGAGACCCGTTCTGACCGATTGGCCTTCAGAAGCGGCCAGCACGTGGATGTGCCCTTTGAGGGCGTGGTTATCGTGGCAACGCATCTGGATCTCTCGCAACTGGCGGACGCCGCGCTGCTCCGGCGGATTCGCCATAGGGTCAATCTTTCGGCGCCAACATTTGACGAGTACCGCGAGATATTCCGCAGGGCTTGTGCCAAGCGCGGATTGGCCTACGAGGAGAACGCGTTGGCCTACCTTCTCCAAAGATACTACGTGCAGCCGAAGTTGCCTCTCCGCGCGGCCGACCCGGACGAGATTCTAGACCGCCTGCTGGACGTGGCGGCGTTCCGGCAGGTGCGGCCATCACTGTCTGTGGAACTCCTGGACTCGGCCTGCCGCGCCTATTTTGGCGGCAGAGTGGGCGAGAGCAGCCGCGCATCTTGA
- a CDS encoding MOSC domain-containing protein: protein MQGRIVAVCTSTKKGVAKKNVGQAEARVNWGLVGDAHAADWHRQVSLLAIESIDKMRALGLKVRPGSFAENLTTQGIDLLALPIGSRVRVGDGVVLEITQHGKICHEKCAIYRAAGDCVMPREGIFARVIVGGMIREGDAIVTIGEEG, encoded by the coding sequence ATGCAAGGACGTATCGTCGCAGTCTGCACCAGTACGAAAAAAGGCGTCGCGAAGAAGAACGTGGGCCAGGCCGAGGCCCGCGTGAACTGGGGCCTGGTGGGCGACGCCCATGCCGCGGATTGGCATCGGCAGGTGAGCCTGTTGGCCATTGAGAGTATTGACAAGATGCGCGCCCTCGGACTCAAGGTGCGGCCAGGGAGTTTCGCCGAGAACCTGACGACGCAGGGGATTGACCTGCTGGCGTTGCCCATCGGCAGCCGCGTGCGCGTCGGCGATGGGGTGGTGCTGGAAATCACGCAGCACGGGAAAATCTGCCACGAGAAGTGTGCCATCTATCGTGCGGCGGGCGATTGCGTGATGCCGCGCGAGGGGATTTTCGCGCGGGTGATTGTCGGGGGGATGATTCGCGAGGGCGACGCCATTGTAACCATCGGCGAAGAAGGATAG
- the moaC gene encoding cyclic pyranopterin monophosphate synthase MoaC encodes MGQGKTLSHLDSSGKARMVDVGAKSDSERVAVARGVVRMSAETLNLIRQGDIAKGDVRAAAELAGVMGAKRTSELIPLCHPLALTQVVVSVDIDGATANADGTAEVVITATAKTVGKTGVEMEALTGVCVAALTMYDMCKAVDRGMRIADVRLIRKSGGRSGTWEARDI; translated from the coding sequence ATGGGCCAGGGCAAGACGCTGTCGCACCTGGACAGTTCGGGCAAGGCGCGGATGGTGGACGTGGGCGCGAAGAGCGATTCGGAGCGCGTGGCTGTTGCCCGCGGGGTCGTTCGCATGAGCGCCGAGACGCTGAACCTGATTCGGCAGGGGGACATCGCCAAAGGCGACGTGCGCGCGGCGGCGGAACTGGCGGGCGTGATGGGTGCCAAGCGGACATCGGAGCTGATTCCGCTGTGCCATCCCCTAGCGCTGACGCAGGTGGTCGTGTCGGTGGACATTGACGGGGCGACAGCGAACGCGGACGGTACCGCCGAAGTCGTCATCACGGCGACGGCTAAGACCGTGGGGAAGACGGGCGTGGAGATGGAGGCGCTGACGGGGGTATGCGTAGCCGCTCTCACGATGTACGACATGTGCAAGGCAGTGGATCGGGGCATGCGCATTGCCGATGTGCGGCTGATTCGCAAGAGCGGCGGACGCAGTGGTACGTGGGAGGCTCGCGACATCTAG
- a CDS encoding GAF domain-containing protein has protein sequence MVESRQVPSTPGRQAPLRDLDSDGYTLLRETSRLISSVPDISVLLELLYEEIRKLIAADTYYVTLYDPRTDEVSIEILIDEGQRFPRARQRVTTGLTRWIIDHRKPLLVRDMEQDTLPCAPIFMGKPRMSRSWLGVPMLLGDRVVGVLVTASYEPGAYGEGDQEVLVHVASQAAVAVENARLYQESQRRVRELDALQRVSLELVSSLDLSAVLKLVVQTALELTDANDAHVFLYDESTGRLSFGAALWATGESDLRPETTPRPDGITMTCVRSGEPVVIPDCCSHPLFADPAHRAGGLESIASLPLRRAQHVLGALNIAFVRPHVFGEDELRLLGLLADQAAIAIDNARLFQAAQNRAERLAAVGEIAKAITATFDLKEIVAAVSRSLMPLLPHSHMCLWQRNALDGAWSAISATEGDVSALRALVESVGRSDMPEILIAQTASDFAERGDVGQALASVGLVALVVVPVMGDGKCLGQWTVGAGDDGAFSSDDVDLLRQVSGHLAIAIQNARLYSEMEDALERLRESQTHLVRSERMRALAELSAGVAHDFNNVLTSILGRVQLMLTHVQDPATRESLQVIERAARNGAQTVRRIMGFARHREGEDFAPLDVNRLVEDAILLTEPRWRDPVSDRPPIEVKFRRGKPMSVVGSAAELSEVLTNLIFNAVDAMPEGGRLVLETRREGNQAVIKVQDTGVGIPPEIMARLFTPFLTTKGSGNAGMGLCVAREIVARHGGTIRVESEVGKGSTFAVLLPLVHHVRPHESKEELSMTQSTQDQKSLNILVVEDEESIRRLLASILGLEGHEVRTFRTASEGIASFAERRADLVITDLGLPDQSGWEVARQVKAASPKTPVILITGWGVSAEVTEARRRGVDYILPKPFEFEELSELIAKALADLGQQ, from the coding sequence ATGGTGGAGTCTCGGCAGGTTCCATCCACGCCCGGAAGGCAGGCGCCGCTCCGGGACTTGGATTCGGACGGGTACACGCTGCTGCGTGAGACCAGCCGCTTGATCAGTTCTGTCCCCGATATCTCCGTGCTGCTGGAACTGCTCTACGAGGAGATACGAAAACTCATTGCGGCTGATACGTATTACGTTACCCTTTATGACCCACGCACAGACGAGGTCAGCATTGAGATTTTGATAGACGAAGGGCAGCGATTCCCACGAGCGCGACAGAGGGTCACGACGGGGCTTACGCGATGGATCATAGACCATCGCAAGCCGCTGCTGGTGCGCGACATGGAGCAAGACACACTCCCATGCGCGCCGATCTTCATGGGCAAGCCGCGGATGTCGCGCTCGTGGCTGGGAGTGCCGATGCTCCTGGGCGACCGCGTGGTGGGCGTGCTGGTAACCGCCAGTTATGAGCCGGGGGCTTACGGCGAAGGGGATCAAGAAGTCTTGGTGCACGTGGCCAGCCAGGCGGCAGTGGCCGTTGAAAACGCGCGACTGTACCAGGAATCGCAGCGCCGAGTCCGTGAGTTGGACGCGCTCCAGAGGGTTAGCCTGGAACTGGTCTCCTCACTGGATCTGTCGGCGGTGCTCAAGTTGGTGGTGCAGACGGCGCTAGAACTCACGGATGCCAACGACGCGCATGTGTTCCTGTACGACGAAAGCACGGGGCGGCTGTCATTTGGCGCGGCGCTGTGGGCGACGGGAGAGAGCGACCTGCGGCCAGAGACCACGCCGCGACCAGACGGCATTACCATGACCTGCGTCCGTTCGGGCGAGCCTGTCGTGATCCCCGACTGCTGTTCGCATCCTCTGTTCGCCGACCCCGCGCACAGGGCCGGCGGGTTGGAGTCCATCGCCAGCCTGCCGCTCCGGCGCGCCCAACACGTGCTCGGCGCGCTGAACATCGCGTTTGTGCGGCCCCACGTGTTCGGCGAGGACGAGTTGCGCCTGCTGGGGCTACTGGCCGACCAGGCTGCGATTGCCATTGACAACGCGCGATTGTTTCAGGCCGCGCAGAATCGGGCCGAGCGCCTGGCCGCCGTCGGCGAGATCGCCAAGGCCATCACGGCGACGTTTGATCTCAAGGAGATCGTGGCCGCCGTCTCGCGGTCGCTGATGCCGCTGCTCCCCCACTCGCACATGTGCTTGTGGCAGCGTAACGCCCTTGACGGCGCTTGGTCAGCCATCAGTGCGACTGAGGGGGACGTGTCGGCTCTGCGCGCGTTAGTGGAATCCGTCGGCCGCTCGGATATGCCGGAAATCCTGATCGCGCAAACGGCGAGCGACTTCGCGGAGCGTGGGGACGTAGGGCAGGCGCTGGCTTCTGTGGGGCTGGTGGCGCTGGTCGTGGTGCCGGTGATGGGGGACGGGAAGTGCCTTGGGCAGTGGACGGTTGGCGCTGGGGACGATGGTGCTTTCTCTTCCGATGACGTGGATTTGCTGCGGCAGGTGTCGGGGCATCTGGCCATTGCTATCCAGAACGCGCGGTTGTATTCGGAGATGGAGGATGCCCTGGAACGACTGCGTGAGAGTCAGACCCATCTGGTGCGTTCGGAGCGCATGAGGGCGCTGGCCGAACTGTCGGCGGGCGTGGCGCACGACTTCAACAACGTCCTGACGAGCATCCTGGGGCGCGTGCAGTTGATGCTGACCCACGTGCAAGATCCCGCGACGCGCGAGTCGTTGCAGGTGATTGAGCGGGCGGCGCGCAATGGCGCGCAGACGGTGCGCCGCATTATGGGATTCGCACGCCACCGCGAGGGCGAGGACTTCGCGCCGCTGGACGTGAATCGCCTGGTGGAGGACGCGATTCTGTTGACCGAGCCACGCTGGCGCGATCCGGTGTCGGATCGCCCGCCGATAGAGGTGAAGTTCCGAAGGGGCAAGCCGATGTCGGTTGTGGGCTCGGCTGCCGAACTGAGCGAAGTCCTCACAAATCTGATTTTCAACGCGGTGGACGCGATGCCCGAAGGCGGGCGGCTTGTGTTGGAAACGCGGCGCGAGGGAAATCAGGCGGTCATCAAAGTGCAGGATACGGGTGTGGGGATTCCGCCCGAAATCATGGCGCGGCTGTTCACGCCTTTTCTCACGACGAAGGGTAGCGGCAATGCCGGAATGGGGCTTTGCGTGGCCCGCGAGATCGTTGCCCGTCATGGGGGTACCATCCGGGTGGAGAGCGAGGTGGGCAAGGGCAGCACATTTGCCGTGCTCCTGCCGTTGGTGCACCATGTCCGGCCACACGAATCCAAGGAAGAGTTGTCTATGACACAGTCAACGCAAGACCAGAAGAGCCTCAATATTTTGGTGGTTGAAGATGAGGAGAGCATCCGCAGGCTGCTGGCGAGCATCCTGGGGCTGGAGGGGCACGAGGTGCGCACCTTCCGCACGGCGTCGGAGGGAATCGCCTCGTTTGCCGAGAGGCGGGCCGACCTGGTGATCACCGATTTGGGCCTTCCGGATCAATCGGGCTGGGAGGTGGCGCGCCAGGTCAAGGCGGCCTCTCCGAAGACGCCGGTCATCCTCATCACGGGTTGGGGCGTGAGCGCGGAAGTTACGGAGGCGAGGCGTAGGGGAGTGGACTATATCCTGCCCAAGCCTTTTGAGTTTGAAGAGTTGAGCGAGTTGATCGCCAAGGCCCTGGCGGACCTGGGCCAGCAATAG
- the moaA gene encoding GTP 3',8-cyclase MoaA yields MACLDSFNRSISYLRVSVTDRCNLRCVYCMPPEGVPWVPHENILRYEEIVRVVRIGTEMGITKVRLTGGEPLVRAGIVSLVAMIAAIPGVDDLAMTTNGVLLAHYAEDLAKAGLDRVNVSLDTLRPERFRAITRLGDLADVERGLAAARAAGLEPVKVNTVLLRGVNDDEIVDFARRTLREPFHVRFIEAMPVGPAAQARFLPVVEARERIEAAFGPLEVAHQRAGNGPASYYRIPGACGTVGFISAISEHFCHQCNRLRLTADGRLRPCLLSDAEVPLREALRSGVSDAELKQILLTAVAAKPEGHHLNEGVAVSGRGMSQIGG; encoded by the coding sequence ATGGCCTGCCTGGACTCCTTCAACCGCTCCATCAGTTACCTGCGCGTGTCGGTAACGGACCGCTGCAACCTGCGGTGCGTGTATTGCATGCCGCCCGAGGGGGTGCCGTGGGTTCCTCATGAGAACATTCTTCGGTACGAGGAGATCGTGCGGGTGGTGCGCATCGGGACGGAGATGGGCATCACGAAGGTGCGCCTGACGGGCGGGGAGCCGCTGGTGCGGGCGGGGATCGTGTCGCTGGTGGCGATGATTGCGGCCATTCCGGGCGTGGACGATTTGGCGATGACGACGAACGGGGTGCTGCTGGCCCACTATGCGGAAGACCTGGCGAAGGCAGGCCTGGACCGCGTGAACGTGAGCCTGGACACCTTGCGCCCCGAACGTTTCCGCGCCATTACGCGGTTGGGGGACCTGGCCGATGTGGAGCGCGGGCTTGCGGCGGCTCGGGCCGCGGGGTTGGAACCCGTCAAGGTGAACACGGTCTTGCTGCGCGGTGTGAACGACGACGAGATCGTGGATTTTGCGCGGAGGACGCTGCGCGAGCCTTTCCACGTGCGTTTCATTGAGGCGATGCCGGTGGGCCCGGCGGCCCAGGCGCGGTTTCTGCCGGTGGTCGAGGCGCGAGAGCGGATAGAGGCCGCGTTCGGCCCGTTGGAGGTGGCGCACCAGCGCGCGGGCAACGGCCCCGCGTCGTACTACCGCATCCCAGGCGCGTGCGGCACCGTCGGGTTCATCAGCGCCATCAGCGAGCATTTCTGCCATCAGTGCAATCGGCTCCGCTTGACGGCGGACGGCAGGCTAAGGCCGTGCCTTCTGTCGGACGCGGAGGTACCCCTGCGCGAGGCATTGCGGAGCGGGGTCAGCGACGCAGAACTGAAACAGATTCTGCTGACGGCGGTAGCGGCGAAACCCGAAGGGCATCACCTGAACGAGGGGGTTGCCGTTTCGGGGCGCGGGATGTCGCAGATCGGCGGATGA
- a CDS encoding DUF2088 domain-containing protein — MIARHSLDRPLTDAEIRDLIAEAFAQNPVDGRRVLVIIPDTTRTAPIPLFFRLIYDAIGSRVRQLDYLVALGTHQPLSDAGIAQLVGVSTKERVRQFPNVNIYNHRWDLPGTFATLGVIPASEIAAITEGMLVQDVDVALNKIIFNYDVLIICGPVFPHEVVGFSGGNKYFFPGIGGPSVINFSHWLGALITSMEIIGREDTPVRRVIDRAASMIPIPKFCFSIVVHGSDVAGVSFGAPEESQRAAAELSAQLHITYADRPYRRVLSIIPPMYDDLWTAAKGMYKTEPIIADDGEVIIYAPHIREISYTHGRILDEIGYHVRDYFTKQWDRFKGYPWGVLAHSTHLRGIGTYENGVERPRIQVTLATGIPEERCRKVNLGYMDPASIHIPEWEGREDEGILVVHKAGETLYRLKHETKRK, encoded by the coding sequence ATGATTGCAAGGCACTCCCTGGATCGCCCGCTGACCGACGCGGAGATACGAGACCTCATCGCCGAGGCGTTCGCGCAAAACCCAGTAGATGGCCGGCGCGTCCTGGTCATCATCCCCGATACCACCCGCACCGCGCCCATCCCGCTGTTTTTCCGCCTCATCTACGACGCCATCGGAAGCCGCGTGCGGCAACTGGACTACCTCGTCGCCCTGGGCACCCACCAGCCGCTCTCCGACGCCGGCATCGCCCAACTCGTCGGCGTGTCCACCAAAGAGCGCGTCCGGCAGTTCCCGAACGTGAACATTTACAACCACCGTTGGGATCTGCCGGGCACCTTCGCCACGCTAGGGGTGATACCGGCATCGGAAATCGCCGCCATCACCGAAGGCATGTTGGTACAGGATGTGGACGTCGCGCTGAATAAGATAATCTTCAACTACGACGTCCTTATCATCTGCGGGCCGGTCTTCCCGCACGAGGTCGTCGGCTTCTCCGGCGGGAACAAGTACTTCTTCCCAGGCATCGGCGGCCCCAGCGTCATCAATTTCTCCCACTGGCTTGGCGCGCTGATTACCAGCATGGAGATCATCGGGCGGGAAGATACCCCCGTGCGCAGGGTCATTGACCGTGCCGCGTCTATGATCCCCATCCCCAAGTTCTGCTTCAGCATCGTGGTACATGGCAGCGATGTCGCAGGCGTGTCTTTCGGTGCGCCCGAAGAGTCCCAGCGGGCCGCCGCCGAACTCTCCGCCCAACTGCACATAACCTACGCGGACCGGCCCTACAGGCGCGTCCTCTCCATCATCCCGCCCATGTACGACGACCTCTGGACCGCGGCCAAGGGGATGTACAAGACCGAGCCCATCATCGCCGACGACGGCGAGGTCATCATCTACGCACCCCACATCCGCGAAATCTCCTACACCCACGGCAGAATCCTGGACGAAATCGGCTACCACGTGCGGGACTACTTCACCAAGCAGTGGGATCGGTTCAAGGGCTATCCATGGGGCGTCCTGGCCCATTCCACCCACCTCCGAGGCATTGGCACCTACGAGAACGGCGTGGAGCGCCCGCGAATCCAGGTAACGCTGGCCACTGGCATCCCCGAAGAACGGTGCCGCAAAGTCAACCTCGGCTACATGGACCCCGCCAGCATCCACATACCCGAATGGGAAGGGCGGGAAGACGAAGGCATCCTCGTCGTGCACAAGGCAGGCGAGACCCTGTACCGCCTGAAACACGAGACCAAGCG
- a CDS encoding glucose-6-phosphate isomerase, producing MQPHPVDETIAQLEQDRVIPRIWERDPSVWAGHDGREIVDRLGWLTVVDTMAPRLDEIQAFAQEVWQAGFTDVVLLGMGGSSLAPHVLAETLGPQGDYPRFHMLDSTVPAAVLQCERAIDLAHTLFIVASKSGSTVEMLSLFKYFWDRVKSLTPAPGSAFVAITDPGSGLERIAREHAFRAVFLNPTDIGGRYSALSLFGLVPAALAGVDVNRLLQSAGRMAAQCSPAMPACDNPGAVLGAFLGAMARQGRDKVALQIAPQMADLGLWIEQLLAESTGKQGAGILPVLVPPSGRLAAEAQRLPDHVLITIAARADSGAPAQAMTLRDHTLAREIAEPYDLGAEFFCWEMAAAVAGHILRVNPFDQPNVAEAKRNTADMLALYERQGTLEVPGLGRASGDTFALKGEADGPALAAALRQFFAHVGLRHYCAFLAYLPPTDAWDAFFAELQEQLALKLRVAVTWGYGPRYLHSTGQLHKGGPPTGHYVILTADDAEDISVPGEPYSFAVLKNAQALGDREALRNACRHVIHIHMSGDLAQASRTLRQSALAALNADRERT from the coding sequence GTGCAACCCCACCCGGTGGACGAAACCATCGCGCAGTTGGAACAAGATCGCGTCATCCCTCGCATTTGGGAGCGGGATCCGTCGGTGTGGGCAGGCCACGACGGACGTGAGATCGTGGACCGCCTGGGCTGGCTCACCGTCGTGGACACCATGGCACCCCGCCTGGACGAAATCCAGGCGTTCGCGCAGGAAGTATGGCAAGCCGGTTTCACCGACGTTGTCCTCTTGGGCATGGGCGGCAGCAGCCTCGCGCCCCACGTCTTGGCGGAGACTCTCGGCCCGCAAGGGGACTACCCCCGATTCCACATGCTGGACAGCACCGTACCCGCCGCCGTCCTTCAATGCGAGCGGGCCATAGACCTCGCCCATACCCTGTTCATCGTGGCCAGCAAATCGGGGAGCACGGTAGAAATGCTCTCCCTGTTCAAGTACTTCTGGGATCGCGTCAAGTCGCTGACCCCTGCACCGGGCAGCGCGTTTGTGGCGATTACCGACCCGGGCTCCGGCCTTGAGCGCATCGCGCGCGAGCACGCGTTCCGTGCCGTCTTTCTCAACCCCACCGACATCGGCGGCCGCTACTCCGCGCTGTCGCTTTTCGGCCTGGTGCCTGCGGCGCTCGCCGGGGTGGATGTCAACCGCCTGCTCCAATCCGCGGGGCGCATGGCCGCGCAGTGCAGCCCGGCCATGCCCGCATGCGACAACCCGGGCGCAGTCCTGGGCGCGTTCCTCGGCGCGATGGCGCGCCAAGGCAGGGATAAGGTCGCGCTCCAAATCGCGCCGCAGATGGCCGACCTGGGACTCTGGATTGAGCAACTGCTCGCCGAGAGCACCGGCAAACAGGGCGCGGGCATCCTGCCGGTCTTGGTTCCGCCATCGGGCAGATTGGCCGCCGAAGCGCAGCGCCTTCCCGACCATGTGCTCATCACCATCGCAGCGCGTGCCGACTCGGGCGCGCCCGCTCAGGCCATGACCCTGCGCGACCATACCCTCGCGCGCGAAATCGCAGAGCCCTACGACCTTGGCGCGGAGTTCTTCTGCTGGGAGATGGCCGCGGCGGTCGCCGGACACATCCTGCGGGTCAACCCCTTTGACCAGCCCAACGTCGCCGAGGCCAAACGCAACACCGCCGACATGTTGGCCCTGTACGAGCGCCAGGGGACGCTGGAGGTGCCTGGCCTGGGCCGTGCATCGGGCGACACGTTCGCCCTCAAGGGGGAAGCCGATGGGCCTGCGCTTGCCGCCGCCCTGCGGCAGTTCTTCGCCCACGTTGGGCTGCGCCACTACTGCGCCTTCCTGGCCTACCTCCCGCCCACCGACGCGTGGGACGCCTTCTTCGCGGAACTCCAGGAGCAACTCGCCTTGAAGTTGCGCGTCGCCGTTACCTGGGGCTACGGGCCACGCTACCTGCACTCCACAGGGCAACTGCACAAGGGCGGGCCGCCAACCGGGCACTATGTCATCCTCACCGCCGACGACGCGGAGGATATCTCCGTGCCCGGCGAACCCTACTCCTTCGCTGTGCTCAAGAACGCCCAGGCGCTGGGGGACAGGGAGGCCCTTCGCAATGCGTGCAGGCACGTCATCCACATTCACATGAGCGGCGACCTGGCCCAAGCCAGCCGAACCTTGCGGCAATCCGCCCTGGCCGCCCTCAACGCAGACCGCGAGCGCACGTAA